A stretch of Myceligenerans xiligouense DNA encodes these proteins:
- a CDS encoding OB-fold nucleic acid binding domain-containing protein → MGLRSTLAEVLASNDEREAVQERAAAARSTGCTAVDRLESRRRGSVAGILRSVVLRPREGVPTVEAELYDGSGVLDLVWLGRRSIAGIEPGRRLRVEGMVSDVQGRRTIFNPRYELRPLPGE, encoded by the coding sequence ATGGGTCTGCGATCGACGTTGGCTGAGGTCCTGGCCTCGAACGACGAACGCGAGGCGGTCCAGGAGCGGGCGGCGGCGGCACGGAGCACGGGCTGCACCGCCGTCGACCGGCTGGAGTCGCGCCGGCGGGGGTCGGTGGCCGGCATCCTCCGCTCGGTGGTGCTGCGGCCGCGTGAGGGCGTGCCGACGGTGGAGGCCGAGCTGTACGACGGCTCGGGCGTGCTCGACCTGGTCTGGCTCGGCCGCCGCTCCATCGCGGGGATCGAGCCCGGCCGCCGTCTGCGCGTCGAGGGCATGGTGTCCGACGTCCAGGGCCGCCGCACCATCTTCAACCCTCGCTACGAGCTCCGCCCGCTGCCGGGCGAGTGA
- a CDS encoding potassium channel family protein: MRVVIAGAGSVGRSIARELLSHDHEVMLVDRNPLAMRVAQVPEADWLLADACELSSLQDADVETADVVVGATGDDKVNLVFSLLCKTEFGVPRTVARVNNPKNEWMFDGSWGVDVAVSTPRIMTAMVEEAVAVGDLVPIFTFRQSGSDILEITLPRDSPLIGTRVGQIDWLADTALSTIVRDGRPIVPSDDDTLEGHDELLIVTGAGVDRAKLQRLLTGQA, from the coding sequence ATGCGCGTGGTCATCGCCGGGGCCGGGTCGGTGGGGCGCTCGATCGCCCGGGAACTGCTCAGCCACGACCACGAGGTCATGCTGGTGGACCGCAACCCCCTGGCCATGCGGGTCGCCCAGGTGCCCGAGGCCGACTGGCTGCTCGCCGACGCCTGCGAACTGTCCAGCCTGCAGGATGCCGACGTCGAGACCGCGGACGTCGTGGTCGGGGCCACCGGCGACGACAAGGTGAACCTGGTGTTCTCGCTGCTGTGCAAGACGGAGTTCGGCGTGCCGCGCACGGTGGCCCGGGTGAACAACCCGAAGAACGAGTGGATGTTCGACGGCTCCTGGGGCGTGGACGTGGCCGTGTCCACGCCGCGCATCATGACCGCGATGGTCGAGGAAGCCGTCGCCGTGGGTGACCTCGTGCCGATCTTCACCTTCCGCCAGTCCGGCTCGGACATCCTCGAGATCACGCTGCCGCGCGACTCGCCCCTGATCGGGACGCGCGTCGGTCAGATCGACTGGCTCGCGGACACCGCGCTGTCGACGATCGTGCGCGACGGGCGGCCCATCGTGCCCAGCGACGACGACACGCTCGAAGGGCACGACGAGCTGCTGATCGTCACCGGCGCCGGCGTCGACCGGGCGAAGCTGCAGCGCCTCCTGACAGGACAGGCCTGA
- a CDS encoding APC family permease, which produces MPEIIDAAKRLLVGRPLRSDNLGRTLLPKRLALPVFSSDALSSMAYAPDEILLMLAVAGLTATAVSPWVGLAVGVMLLVVVASYRQNVRAYPSGGGDYEIVTTNLGPAAGLGVASSLLVDYVLTVAVSVSSGAQYAASALPALRGYEVLVAVGIIGFLTLMNLRGVRESSRVFAVPMYSFMAVMGAMAVVGAIRHYTGTLPPSESAGFEIVPAAGVDQGLVGLGGALLVARAFASGSVALTGVESISNGVPAFRKPKGRNAANTLAMLGLISAATLMMLVMLAQATGVRYAEDPHTQLTLDGEPLPVDYVQHPVISQLAEAVFSGAPFVFYLVVAVTGLVLLLAANTAFAGFPVLGSILGRDGYLPRQLHTRGDRLAFSNGILTLGAGAIVLVVVFDGRVTALIQLYIVGVFLSFTLSQLGMVRHWSRELRTEVRPDTRARMKRSRFINGVGLVATAAVLVIVLVTKFTHGAWITLLAIMGLFVIMRSIRKHYDRVSEELALTDDDTIRALPSRVHAIVLVSKVHKPTLRALAYARASRPQTLEAVTVGVDRDNLPDLTREWEALDLPVPLRILDSPYREITKPVLKYVRSVRRESPRDLVVVYIPEYVVGHWWEQLLHNQSALRLKGRLLFTPGVVVASVPWQLESSAGQTGLEGVDAHRRRQVP; this is translated from the coding sequence GTGCCGGAAATTATCGACGCGGCCAAGCGATTGCTGGTCGGCCGTCCTCTGCGGAGCGACAATCTGGGGCGCACGCTGCTCCCGAAGCGGCTGGCGCTGCCGGTGTTCTCCTCGGACGCGCTCAGCTCGATGGCGTACGCGCCGGACGAGATCCTTCTCATGCTCGCCGTGGCGGGCCTCACGGCGACCGCGGTGTCGCCGTGGGTGGGGCTGGCCGTCGGCGTGATGCTGCTCGTCGTGGTGGCCTCCTACCGGCAGAACGTGCGCGCGTACCCGTCCGGCGGCGGCGACTACGAGATCGTCACGACGAACCTGGGGCCCGCGGCGGGCCTCGGCGTGGCGTCCTCCCTGCTGGTGGACTACGTGCTCACCGTCGCCGTGTCCGTCTCCTCCGGCGCCCAGTACGCGGCCAGCGCCCTGCCGGCCCTGCGCGGCTACGAGGTCCTGGTCGCCGTGGGGATCATCGGTTTCCTCACGCTGATGAACCTGCGCGGCGTCCGGGAGTCGAGCCGGGTCTTCGCCGTGCCGATGTACAGCTTCATGGCCGTCATGGGCGCGATGGCGGTCGTCGGCGCGATCCGGCACTACACCGGGACGCTGCCGCCGTCGGAGAGCGCCGGGTTCGAGATCGTGCCGGCCGCCGGGGTGGACCAGGGGCTCGTCGGGCTCGGCGGCGCGCTGCTGGTGGCGCGCGCCTTCGCGTCCGGCTCCGTGGCCCTCACCGGTGTCGAGTCCATCAGCAACGGCGTGCCCGCCTTCCGCAAACCCAAGGGACGCAACGCCGCGAACACCCTGGCGATGCTCGGCCTGATCTCCGCCGCGACACTCATGATGCTGGTCATGCTCGCCCAGGCCACGGGCGTCCGGTACGCCGAGGACCCGCACACCCAGCTCACGCTCGACGGCGAGCCCCTGCCCGTCGACTACGTCCAGCACCCGGTGATCAGCCAGCTCGCCGAGGCGGTGTTCTCCGGCGCGCCGTTCGTCTTCTACCTGGTGGTGGCCGTCACCGGGCTGGTGCTCCTGCTCGCCGCGAACACGGCCTTCGCCGGGTTCCCGGTGCTGGGCTCGATCCTCGGCCGCGACGGCTACCTGCCCCGCCAGCTGCACACACGCGGCGACCGGCTCGCGTTCTCCAACGGCATCCTCACCCTCGGAGCGGGCGCGATCGTGCTCGTGGTCGTGTTCGACGGGCGCGTCACCGCCCTGATCCAGCTCTACATCGTGGGCGTGTTCCTCTCGTTCACCCTGTCCCAGCTCGGCATGGTGCGGCACTGGAGCCGCGAGCTGCGCACCGAGGTGCGCCCCGACACCCGCGCGCGCATGAAGCGCTCGCGGTTCATCAACGGCGTCGGCCTCGTCGCCACCGCCGCCGTCCTCGTCATCGTGCTCGTCACCAAGTTCACGCACGGCGCCTGGATCACACTGCTCGCGATCATGGGGCTGTTCGTCATCATGCGCTCCATCCGCAAGCACTACGACCGCGTCAGCGAGGAACTGGCCCTCACGGACGACGACACCATCCGCGCACTGCCCAGCCGCGTGCACGCCATCGTGCTGGTCTCCAAGGTGCACAAGCCCACCCTGCGCGCCCTCGCCTACGCGCGTGCCTCGCGGCCCCAGACCCTGGAGGCCGTCACCGTCGGCGTCGACCGCGACAACCTCCCGGACCTCACCCGGGAGTGGGAGGCGCTCGACCTGCCGGTACCATTGCGAATCCTCGACTCCCCGTACCGTGAGATCACCAAGCCCGTGCTGAAGTACGTGCGCTCGGTGCGCCGGGAGTCTCCCCGCGACCTCGTCGTCGTCTACATCCCCGAGTACGTCGTGGGCCACTGGTGGGAGCAGCTCCTGCACAACCAGTCCGCGCTGCGTCTCAAGGGCCGCCTCCTGTTCACCCCGGGCGTCGTCGTGGCATCCGTGCCGTGGCAGCTGGAGTCGTCGGCCGGACAGACCGGGCTCGAGGGTGTCGACGCCCACCGCAGAAGGCAGGTTCCATGA
- a CDS encoding potassium channel family protein → MGCGRVGATLAQNISERGHSVAVVDQNNDAFRRLPSDFAGKKVTGVGFDRDTLVQAGIEEAFGFAAVSDGDNSNILSARVVRETYGVDNVVARIYDPQRAEIYQRLGIPTVATVRWTADQVLRRILPLGSTDELRDPSGKVRIAQVDYHAGWVGSPLRRLERATGARVAFISRFAEGVLPDDGTVLQENDVLHVIMRVDDSADVERVLTAAPKEESE, encoded by the coding sequence ATGGGCTGTGGCCGTGTGGGGGCCACTCTCGCGCAGAACATCTCCGAGCGCGGGCACTCGGTCGCCGTCGTCGACCAGAACAACGACGCGTTCCGGCGCCTGCCCTCGGACTTCGCCGGCAAGAAGGTCACCGGCGTCGGCTTCGACCGGGACACCCTGGTGCAGGCCGGGATCGAGGAGGCCTTCGGCTTCGCCGCGGTGTCCGACGGCGACAACTCCAACATCCTGTCCGCGCGTGTCGTGCGGGAGACGTACGGCGTCGACAACGTCGTGGCGCGCATCTACGACCCGCAGCGCGCGGAGATCTACCAGCGGCTCGGCATCCCCACGGTCGCCACGGTCCGCTGGACCGCGGACCAGGTGCTGCGCCGCATCCTGCCGCTGGGTTCCACCGACGAGCTCCGGGACCCGTCCGGCAAGGTGCGGATCGCGCAGGTGGACTACCACGCCGGCTGGGTGGGGTCACCGCTGCGGCGACTGGAGCGCGCCACGGGCGCGCGCGTCGCGTTCATCTCCCGCTTCGCGGAGGGCGTTCTCCCCGACGACGGGACGGTGCTGCAGGAGAACGACGTGCTGCACGTGATCATGCGGGTCGACGACTCCGCCGACGTCGAGCGCGTGCTCACCGCCGCGCCGAAGGAGGAGAGCGAATGA
- a CDS encoding DUF3159 domain-containing protein encodes MTHRTDPRSSAEHDQSTSPGRGLAAVTGDDFSPLAAVGGVRGLVESVAPGVVFVVLFVVLQDLMVPLVASVAVAVLATVARLVQRTPLTTALGGLVGVVIGAVWAWRTGDAENVFVWALWTNAAYLVVMLASILVRWPVIGLFVEALATGFTPEQVRRSGQDAEPPSGTEPSSGTEPVSEAGPDRPSTAPGAGTDEEGREADDEPNPLAALTAWRQDPAKVRAYTTATWLWVGMFALRLAVKTPLYFAGTVAWLGTFHLLLGVPLFALVLFGCWLVIRPVLSGGAAASPGRRRRR; translated from the coding sequence ATGACGCACCGCACCGATCCTCGTTCCTCCGCCGAGCACGATCAGTCCACGTCGCCGGGCCGTGGTCTCGCCGCGGTGACGGGTGACGATTTCTCGCCGCTGGCGGCGGTGGGCGGTGTGCGCGGCCTGGTCGAGTCGGTGGCGCCCGGTGTGGTGTTCGTCGTGCTCTTCGTGGTCCTGCAGGACCTCATGGTCCCGCTGGTGGCGTCCGTCGCCGTCGCGGTCCTCGCGACGGTCGCGCGGCTGGTGCAGCGCACGCCGCTGACGACGGCGCTGGGCGGGCTGGTCGGCGTGGTGATCGGCGCGGTCTGGGCGTGGCGCACCGGGGACGCCGAGAACGTGTTCGTCTGGGCGTTGTGGACCAATGCCGCCTACCTGGTGGTCATGCTCGCGTCGATCCTCGTCCGCTGGCCGGTGATCGGGCTGTTCGTGGAGGCGCTGGCGACCGGGTTCACCCCGGAACAGGTGCGCCGGAGCGGGCAGGACGCCGAGCCGCCGTCGGGCACGGAACCGTCGTCGGGGACGGAGCCGGTGTCGGAAGCCGGGCCGGACCGCCCGAGCACGGCCCCCGGCGCGGGCACCGACGAGGAAGGCCGTGAGGCCGACGACGAGCCCAACCCCCTCGCCGCCCTCACGGCGTGGCGCCAGGACCCGGCGAAGGTGCGCGCCTACACCACCGCCACCTGGCTCTGGGTCGGCATGTTCGCGCTGCGCCTCGCGGTGAAGACCCCGCTCTACTTCGCCGGGACCGTCGCGTGGCTGGGCACGTTCCACCTGTTGCTGGGTGTGCCGCTGTTCGCGCTGGTGCTGTTCGGCTGCTGGCTCGTGATCAGGCCTGTCCTGTCAGGAGGCGCTGCAGCTTCGCCCGGTCGACGCCGGCGCCGGTGA